The genomic region GACTTTGTTTCGAAAAAGATCAAAATATCACATCACTGTTTGCAAACCTGCTGCTCTCGGCTATTTGAGTGGTGAAAGCTTCTTAAAATCCCAATGCAATCACTCTTGTATACTGCCGATAAAATTCCTTTGACAACTCACTGAAATGATGACTGAACTTTATGTAATTCTGAGGAAAGTGACCAGTTGATTGTTAGATGAAAACATCTTGAAAAAATGCCCAAGGTTTGGGGATTTTAGCAGCAATACTCTAAAAAATTGAGCTTAGTTCATATAAAACcttcactgccaaaccaaaaatctgCAAACCTTTGTATGAATGgaggaatgaagaagaataaggagcaAAGATATGTCTACAAATAAAATAAGCTGCTTCTGCCTCTGGCTTTTTTTCCCATCAAAATGATACCTAAAAACAGGACCATTGCTCCTCTTGCATTCTTAATAAAATATGTCTCCTTTTCACCAAAACTATCCTCCTTTATCGCATTGTGTGCCATTCTTCAAGTGCGGCAATTTTGTTTAGTGAAAAAGATTTAAACTTGATTATGGGGTGCTCCTTTGCATATCACCTGCAACttttaatttcaaataatcatctcTTAGAAGAGCTCATGCCTGTCAATATGATTGTAAAAATCTGCTTCTCTATTATGGGATATGTGCCCTCACTACCTTGCAAATTTTTTACAGCAAACTTAACACCTATTATGTGGTATGTGTCCTGATACCCTTGCAGACTTTAACTCAACAAAAACTTGGCTTTCCTTCAGTGTGGCACATACCTTTGTATGTCTGCTCCTTTTTTGGCATTTGCAAATAACACGAGTCTTCAACATGGGGCACACCCATCAAGAGACCTGCAGTTTTTACTTCGACATTTTGCATGCCCTCCCACTATCAAGTGTGCACTCATCTACTAAGCAACATTTTTTTATGATTTGAACTTTACCATCATTAACATAGGCACACTCCATTACACTGACTGACATTTTTTAATGTTGtgaattttcatcatttctccatCTCTAAGTTTTGGTCACTGTATGCATGGGAAAGCTCCTTTCATTCCCCTGCAAAGACACCGACTAGAGACAACAATAATGACTAATGGACATGACAAGGATGCAAGTACAACACACAATCAAGAAATAACAAGAAACTATATTGAAATTTAACACAATACCAAAAAAATCATATGGTTACAACAAAATATACAAAAATATCACTATTTATTAAAACTGGAATCCAGGATGGGCTATATTGGGAAAATGGTATTGTCTGCCACGACAGAACTTCACACCTTGCAGTGAACTCTTAAGATCAGCACTATAACAGCAAGCCTTATTTCATTTGTAGCTGTGTCAGTAATTTCCATATTTTTTCTGTTCCACTTATTCAGAGTTTCAAGCTCTAAGCAAGGTAAACTCCTGATCCATGCAGTAAATGCTAAATTTACTTGTTGGGTACTTCTAAGAATAACCAGgaacattttccaattttattgGTCACGTGCTCGTTTAATTTTTCTGCCAATCCTCCTTTACATTACCTGCTTAAAACTTCATGTGAAAAAAATTCTTTCAAGTTTTTTCCTACCCCCATGCAGCTCTTATGTGACAGCATAGGAGGTGAAAATAGCTGTAGTCCACTACATGGAAACCCACCCTAGCATTACTgagattaaaataaaataatggcAAGATCCAAGGATTCTACATAGACTTTGTGGGCAAAGTCTCTTTGAGAGGAGACCAATTGTTCTAATCATTGATCTACAATTTGGAACAATTATGTACTCGCTAAAGGAGGAGGCTTAGGCTCGACTATCGATGTACTGAATGAAGTGGCAGGATTCCAATTTATCACATACAGATTTCTACATCTCACCATTGCAAACAACAAGACATGAAAACCCAAAATATAGACCAACACATTATTAGAATTGGAAAATATGTTGTCGTGTAATTAAATAACAGAATGAAAGTAAATTTGGGTCTAACAATTCAGAAATGTAATTAGAAACCTTAAGCACCTAGTCCATCAGGTAAAATAATAGCTCTCTACAATCAAAATCAACACGGATTAACTCCGAAATTGTCAATCATCTGGCCAGACTGACTGGTGAATAAGGGGTACTCACTAGACCAAGGAGTTGGGTTCAATCTCTGGCAGGATAACCCTGAAGCCAAATTGAGGTAAGGTGGGCCAACCTACGATATTGCCTGGGGAACCAGACTGGTACCCAGGTTAACATTTTGAGTTaccaagaaaaggaaaaaacaGAATTATGATTTGTCATTTGTTAATAACTTAATGCATTTTGAGATGTCAAGTATTGAAGATTGATGGCTTGTAGCAATGCCTTAGTGAGTAATTTGTTAACTCGTTTCATATGCAATTCAGATAATATGTATCCTTGGAGAGTAAAACTGCCCCACACAACATTTAATgacatttaaaacaaataaaacaaacaaagCTTGTAAATACTATTAACTTATCAAAAGCTATATGGCGAACAAATATTTTGCTCCTCCTAGCATTCAAGCTGGAGGAACATGCTGAAGAAAAATATAGGAGAGTGAGTTGATAGTGTTCAGCTGGAGGAACATGCTGGAAAAGAAGCCTGGAAGCTAGAGACGCACACTGGAGAAACGTTAGAGGGAAATGAAGGAAAGGAGGACTGTATGCCCTGCAGGAAGATAGGAGATCATAGGTAGGAGGAGCGTTCAAGCGAGATCAGAAGTGGGAGTGTTCAAGCCAAAGGAGTGCAATAGTTGCATTGTATTTGTAGCATCATTCCTTGCTTTTAGAGTATTAGTAAAAGTGGTACCCCTGCAAAGAAATTGTACCGAATGTGAGTCCCCATAAACAAAAACCTCACAATTTCAAGGGTGGGACCCCAATAGAAACCCTCGCTAATTAATCTAAAAAAACATTTTGCTCCTCCAAATCTATCATTGTAGCAAaaatcaagagaaaattgcaatttTTTGCCACTCGCAGTTGGAGGCAGTTTTCTGTCTCAGTAAATAGTAATTTTATCATACAATCGACCACCACAATTTAGGATTAGGGTTTTCCCATTTTTCCCCCAAGTTCTCATGATCTCTTtatcaatttatctacaaaaacACATCTATCAATTAATAACTGATTTATTCTGCCTCTTCCCAATTTGTTTTTGCAATTTTTGAATGCATggaaattttttcctttttttctgaaAACCCTAACTCCAGCTGTTTTTTTCCCAATTAAATCacaattttttgaaaaaagaatcttcatcttttggtttgccaacttgTTCTTGTTATGATTAAACCTCCCCCCttccaatcaaaaacattcaaggGGCTAATTTGTTCAAACTAGGTATTTTAAGCAACCACGAATGCACAGATGACTAGCTGAGAAATTATTTTGgaaagtttgtggagtgaatcaacaacaggaaaacctTGACGACAATCTAAAATGATAGTTGAAAAGCAGCATGTAAAACTGTAGTCAGGCAATCTATGAGCTTAAAGATGAGGAACAACTGTCCACAAATCATAAGACGTAAATGAAGAACAATCATGCAGATCATTATGACTACCAGAACTCTGACAAGGTATtgcaatctgcaacattcattcaGCGCACATATACTCTTGCTAAAATTTAAAAAAGATCTTACAACTTCAGCATTTAACTTCTGTAAGTTTTTCTTAGGAGCTTCTGTCCCATCATTTGTTAGGCTTGAAAATTGTTTAAAAAGCCAACTAACTTCAGGCACAACATTCCGGAATTTGAGAAAAAGGAAATAATAACCAACTCGGTCCCTTAAGCTCGTTAACTTGGTTCAAAACCCACTAGAATCAATATGAAGCATTTGATATACACGTGAATCTTTTAATTTATGTTATCTTTTCTTTTATGTTTCATTTGAGATTCCTTTTTCTTCGACCCTTTCTTGATTTTCTTGCTCCCTCCTTTCTCACCCCCTCTTTTTCATAGCTTTTAAAGATTAGATTCCTCTCATCTATCATTTTTCTCAGTCTTCCCCTGATCTGATCTCCAATAATCCTGTTGTGTAATTTCTTGAGTCCTTTCTTGATCATTTGGTAGGTACTAGACTGTGGCAGCAATCCATCATCTATCATATCTGCACAATATGCGGCAGCTTCCTTCACCTCACCAATTTGACATAATGCCTGTATCCAGATTGTATAGGCAAAGATATTAATATGGGAACCACCCTTCTTCATACATTCCCAAATCTCGGCAGCCATATCGAGTTTCCCTGCTCTAAGAAGCTCATTTAGGAGCACTTTAAGAGTGCCATATTGGGGTGCTGGAACCAGGCCTTTCCCAACCATTTCTTTATAATATGTGCAAGCATCTGTAAGATTATTGTGTTTGAGTAGCCCATGTATGAAAACGGTGTAAGTATGCAGATCGGCACTGATTCCCTCCCTCTCCATCTTATGCCAGATCTCAACAGCCTCATTCAATTGGCCTAAGTTGCAAGAAAGCCTCAGAAGTGTATTGTAAATACCCAGATCAGGGTCACAACCACTCTCCAACATTTCTTCGACAAGCTCCAGAGCTTCTTGAAGCTCCTCTCGTTTTTCATGTTGTCGAAGCAGAACTGAATAGGTCATTTGATTAGGAGCACAGCCCTGTTGGACCATCTCGTCCAAAACCTTATAAGCCTCATCTAATTTCCCCCATTTACAAAGCCCGCTGATCAGTGCAGTGTAGGACACTACATCTGGAAAGCACCCATACTTTCTCATGTCTTGAAACAGCCTGCGTGCTTCATCTAATCTTTCCGCCTCACAGAGTGCATGGACCAAACTTGTGTATGATATTATGTTAGGTACACATCCCTTGTTTTTCATTTCATCCAAAAAATCAAAGGCTTCCTGTATTCTCCCTGCCCTGGCATACCCATGAAGGAGTGTATTATAAGCAGCTATATCTGGATCAAACCCTACACCTAGCATTTCTCCCATCAAGAAGCGGGCCTCCTCCAACATCCCCTCCTTGCAAAGCCCGTTAAGCAAAATAGTATAATTCTTCACATTCGGTTCGAACCGAAATTTCATATCAGAAAACAGTGCCAGAGCCTCTCTAACCTTATTGTGTTTGCAGAGAGCATCCAGCAAGCACCCAAATAAATGTGCATCAGCCTCAACACCAAACTTAGGCATCTCGTCCAAAACATCAATGGCTTTCCTGACCATTTTTGCTGCTGCAAATCTCCTCACCATAATAATAAAGGTGTGAGGAGTGATGAGAGAAGGATCTCTCGTTCTCATCTCATCCAAAATGGCCCAAACCCTTTCAAACTGATTCATTCGGCACAAGACATTAATAATTACATTGTATGATTCATGTGTATGCATGTAATGATCTTGCTTTCCAGCccatataaaaaaattgtatgctgggTTTGCAGCAGAACCACATTGCTTCAACACTTGCACAACAAGCCCAGGTGTCAAGCTGAACCCACATCTGTCTAAGGCCATTTCTAGCATATCCGTTTTGTTATAGTATTTCATGACAATCTTATACACTTTCTCTGCATTTGACAGACTAGTACTAGCATCATTGCAAGAAACCCTAAAACTGGTACCTTTTTCCCCAGGCTTATGGAGGGCAGCTGTGGCTCTGGTTATTGATGTATCGATCAGTGTATCGAGCCTTTTGCTGAGGTGCAGCTCCGTTTTATGGGTTTCCTCTTCTTCTTTAGTTTTCGGGTTCCTTTCATCAACGTCTGTTGAGTTAAATCGCGAAGTGTAGCAGCGTGCAGAATTAATAGCATTGTCTGTAGTTGGAGACCTAAGACAGTAACATGAAGGGATATGAAAGAGGAAGATATGATTAATCGTCGAGTGATGCAATTTGATGGACGTGAGAGTGTTTTGCATCGCAGACAGAATGCCAATTGCAGGAGAGATAAATTCGCAGAAATGTTGATTAATTAAAGGGACAGAGGATGAAACTAAAATGGCTAAATTTGACAGTCAAATCTGCCTgttgataaaaaaaatttcaatgcGAGGTTATCCCGTCAATGTTCGTCGTCAAATCTATCATGGAGAGGTGAAAAGCGCGTGGATACTTTACTCCATTGTATAGAGTCTCTTTGTTTCGTGattcttatttaattatttaattatgtccAGAAGTATTTACAATAATATAAAAAATGtttgtaaataaaaatctatttttaaataatttgaCATGTAAATGATAGGTAAATATACGAAATATGTCATGTTtcagtttttgtggaggtgttttattactccaaataaaatagaaccctcgtcacttgtctccaactagattcacaGCTTTTTGTATggaggactttaatggatttgtattcttggtgtttagtattttagaagaacatttattttacaatgaTTATTTTCTATTATAAGGTATCTCtaggcatattttacatatattttttaaatataagtatactagttatgTGGAGagacatctacaatgacatcaaaatgttcgtaaacaaaaatctatttttgaaacaatttgacatgcaaatgacgggtaaatgcatgaaatttgtcaTGTTTCAGcatttgtggaggtgttattttgttactccaaataaaatagaaccctcgccacttgtctctagCTAGATTCACAGCGTTTTGCAtgcaggactttaatggatttgtattcttgatgtttagtattttagaagaacatttatattacaaatgattttcttctattataagatatctctcagcatattttacatatattttttgaatataagtatactagtttgAATACTTTTTATTACAGTTTTTAAATGATCTAATATTGAATTGAAATTGGTTGCAACTTCCATATATTTTAAGAGTTTTTTATTGGCAAAAATTTGAACACTATTCAAAGTCATGGTTatggatttgattttttgaatttttaaatttaaatttaaattataagtttaaattaatattttttattaattattatttgttgatttaaatGTAAAATATTAATATAAGGATAAATTCTTAATTCAATTGAATTATTCAAGTGTTGGTTGACAAATTTGTGTTTATGAAAATAAATAAAGACAAATTACTACTACTGGGCGGTATGGTAATcaacttccctctaaattttgaaGTTAAAGCTTTCCTTATAAGACCAAattattcatttttggaattatagAATGggatatgcttttaactagaaagtagaaAGGCATTCAACACTTATTCATAGCCATGATATAAATGTACTAAAACCTCTTTGTAAATGAATGAGTATGAATTTCAAACAACATTCCAATACACATATTCAAATATCAATGAAAATATATAAACTTTAGATGAAATGCTTTGCCACGTTTTAAAGGGAATGAATGCTTTCAAAGGAATACAACGCTCACATAGAAGAATAGTAACTAAAAATTAGTTGTTGCACACACACCAACAATGTATTTTAGAATATAAACATTCAAATTTATAAGTGCACAGACTCATCAGTCCACAtcggcttcacttagtgaacctaggttatatcacatgctttcatggcatactaaagaaccccccccccctcccaccccattttcaaaaaatattgccctaaactctttttccgtcaccccctcccaatacacagcctgaattaaaagccccctattttcaccaaatattgcattctTTTATAGTTTGAATTAAAATTCCCCTATTTTccccaaatattgcattttttatagtccgaattaaaaacccccctattttcaccaatgggcaatatattgtacctcattttttggatattaaaacccccaatatgaacccatgtgatatgatattgcctattcaATGAAGCCCCCGTGCATTAGTCTTCCTTCAAATTGGCAAAAACTTTtatatcttcttctcttagtcaaaaaacaaaaatgagtATGAAATTTGGAAAAATCAAGATCCTCTACAATGTTTCTATTACATATTTAAACACTTTCAAATGTAACTATCAATTGAATATTTAAAATAGTTTCactttaaaacatttaaatttttacaaaataaaacatttgaGAACTTGTAAATATTTCAAAGGGCAATATATATTATTGATGAGTTGGCATGTTCTGGGGATCCACATTAACGCTATCTCTTTGTGATTATTAAGTTGATTCTTTGGCTTTGTAATCTTTGAGCATCTAGGTGACTATTGGCATTTCTAATGTTGAGGAACAATAACTCGTTCTTTGTTCATAATTTACACAGTGTCTTATTCCCTCTAATGCCATCTAGCTTAGTTGTGAAATATATTGGATGATCTTCACACTATGTCAAGATTGAATCAATTGTTGTTATATTCTTCATGTTCTCCTTGCAAAACTTATGTTCATACAATTTACCCAACTGTTGTTAGTAGTTTATCTTTATTAATGGGACAAAATAGAGTCAAAAATAATTTATTCTTATAAAGAAAAATGTGTCAACCAACAGATTTACAATGACTCTATTAGGGGGACAACAAAAATATCAATCTATAAGTATAACAATAGCTACCTTTTAATAAAAAATCATGATCTTGCAACTCTATAACATATTTCTTGTAGAACAACCAAATCTTGATTGGATTGGTGTAGAACATGAGGATATTGTTTCACAACTGAATATGTTGGCTTGAGGTGTAGAAGGAAAAAAATTGAATATATGAGAGTGAACCAAGTGTTGGAAGAAGAAGAATAGTTGGGTGAATTATATAGAAGACTTTGCCCAAGGCAAAAGTTTCTTTTTAAAGAAAGAGTTGAAAGATTCCCTAGAGTTATTACAAAGAAACGGAGGCCAGCCACAACAGAATCAAGGCAAAAGACAAATCCAAGGCCCACAACAACAGAACCAAGATCAATAGCATCAAATGGATTAAAGTTTAGAGGTTTTCATAACTTCCTATCTATAAAATACGCTAGAGTCCAGAAGGTATAACAAGGGTAAACGTAATAGATGTATAACTAATCCAATCTTTGAAGctttacaaaaataaaacttttCAAATTCACCACCTacaataaggagagaaagaaatggACCTTCTTCTCCACTAAGAAATGTCAGTCATTCTCCAATTTGTCAGGCCTTGGCATTAAATGGTATTTGTCATTCGTTTAACTGTTCATTTTATAGGTAACATGGCTCACCAACAACCAGTACCATGGGGAATTTCTATAGGGTTGTTGGCTTTAGGTTTAATAAATTGCATGATTTACTTAAGGTCTCCAGAAAAAACCTCCCTAAATTTAGAGGCGATGGA from Cryptomeria japonica chromosome 3, Sugi_1.0, whole genome shotgun sequence harbors:
- the LOC131047887 gene encoding pentatricopeptide repeat-containing protein At3g49730; protein product: MQNTLTSIKLHHSTINHIFLFHIPSCYCLRSPTTDNAINSARCYTSRFNSTDVDERNPKTKEEEETHKTELHLSKRLDTLIDTSITRATAALHKPGEKGTSFRVSCNDASTSLSNAEKVYKIVMKYYNKTDMLEMALDRCGFSLTPGLVVQVLKQCGSAANPAYNFFIWAGKQDHYMHTHESYNVIINVLCRMNQFERVWAILDEMRTRDPSLITPHTFIIMVRRFAAAKMVRKAIDVLDEMPKFGVEADAHLFGCLLDALCKHNKVREALALFSDMKFRFEPNVKNYTILLNGLCKEGMLEEARFLMGEMLGVGFDPDIAAYNTLLHGYARAGRIQEAFDFLDEMKNKGCVPNIISYTSLVHALCEAERLDEARRLFQDMRKYGCFPDVVSYTALISGLCKWGKLDEAYKVLDEMVQQGCAPNQMTYSVLLRQHEKREELQEALELVEEMLESGCDPDLGIYNTLLRLSCNLGQLNEAVEIWHKMEREGISADLHTYTVFIHGLLKHNNLTDACTYYKEMVGKGLVPAPQYGTLKVLLNELLRAGKLDMAAEIWECMKKGGSHINIFAYTIWIQALCQIGEVKEAAAYCADMIDDGLLPQSSTYQMIKKGLKKLHNRIIGDQIRGRLRKMIDERNLIFKSYEKEGVRKEGARKSRKGRRKRNLK